One part of the Solanum dulcamara chromosome 8, daSolDulc1.2, whole genome shotgun sequence genome encodes these proteins:
- the LOC129900173 gene encoding uncharacterized protein LOC129900173 has protein sequence MKESKRSDSEAFSLAKYKVARNGVNWEEQLQLMHCLKNDLQSCARTTILNAVKNTVHPPTQVVYQDNPDVNFVKSNHFCYAIVVVGEIPYAEMFGDSANLTIADPGTSIISNVCGVVKCVVVVISGRPVVMEPYLANIDALVAAWLPGIEGQGVADVLFGDYGFTGKLKRTWFKSVDKLRMNVGDPHYYPLFPFGFGLTIEPLELKFTNRPGALTPSLSQHPSQLPINGSYPISYTPPGDDPLNFTSIKKNSKTRKKIIHH, from the exons ATGAAAGAGAGCAAGAGATCTGATAGTGAAGCTTTTTCATTAGCAAAGTATAAAGTAGCTCGAAATGGAGTAAACTGGGAAG AACAGTTGCAACTTATGCACTGTTTGAAGAATGATCTACAAAGCTGTGCAC gaactACCATTTTAAATGCTGTGAAAAACACAGTCCATCCACCTACACAAGTGGTCTACCAGGATAATCCAGACGTAAACTTTGTCAAGTCCAACCACTTCTGCTATGCCATTGTTGTCGTGGGTGAGATACCCTACGCAGAGATGTTTGGTGATAGTGCAAACCTTACAATAGCTGACCCTGGTACGAGCATCATATCCAATGTCTGTGGGGTTGTGAAGTGTGTGGTAGTTGTCATTTCTGGGCGTCCAGTTGTGATGGAACCATATCTTGCAAATATAGACGCCCTCGTGGCTGCTTGGCTTCCAGGAATTGAAGGACAAGGTGTTGCTGATGTTCTGTTTGGTGACTATGGATTCACTGGCAAACTCAAGCGCACTTGGTTCAAGTCAGTTGATAAGCTTCGCATGAATGTTGGTGATCCACATTACTATCCTTTGTTTCCTTTTGGATTTGGTCTCACTATTGAGCCTCTTGAGCTAAAATTCACCAATAGGCCCGGAGCATTAACTCCCTCACTCTCCCAACATCCCAGCCAACTTCCAATAAATGGCTCCTACCCCATCTCCTATACACCACCTGGAGATGACCCGTTAAACTTCacttctattaaaaaaaattcaaaaacaagaaaaaagataATTCACCATTGA